A genomic segment from Halomonas sp. TA22 encodes:
- the ccmI gene encoding c-type cytochrome biogenesis protein CcmI codes for MTSLWLAFALLLLPALWLLIVPLRTARHVHTAQSDFEAQDRTAEQNVAVYQRRLASLEAARERGEIDQARFDEDRLDLERSLLEDTEGLKRAPLKSPAAGRLVVPVAMLAVVVASVVWYQREGAEGDLALHAAQQEVRNHPERSMPMMIERLEQEAARQPDNVNVWLALFPLYRDSGQAPQALHALDRLIELEGRQPALLAQLAQLQFFIADRRITDEVQALVEETLDLDPRQPTVLGMLGINAFDESRYEEAIDYWRRAIAGYDDPGSAAALREGIAVAQERLGVSSDEIAAELADGPGISVRVTLDEALRGQVDDDAVVFVVARDVAGELPPLAITQLLVSELPATVFLDDTAAMSDAARLSQVNEARLMVRVSPSGQATPQAGDLFGDHDAVAVGDIDGDPVDVVVNRIFE; via the coding sequence ATGACTTCACTCTGGCTAGCCTTTGCGCTGCTACTGTTGCCCGCCCTATGGCTGCTGATCGTGCCGCTGCGCACGGCGCGCCATGTGCATACGGCACAGAGCGACTTCGAGGCCCAAGACCGCACCGCCGAGCAGAACGTGGCGGTGTATCAACGCCGCCTGGCGTCGCTGGAGGCGGCGCGTGAGCGCGGCGAGATCGACCAGGCGCGCTTCGACGAGGATCGTCTGGATCTCGAGCGCAGCCTGCTCGAGGATACCGAGGGCCTCAAGCGTGCACCGCTCAAGAGCCCGGCCGCCGGGCGTCTGGTGGTGCCGGTGGCGATGCTGGCGGTGGTGGTCGCCTCGGTAGTGTGGTATCAGCGCGAAGGGGCCGAAGGGGACCTGGCACTGCATGCCGCCCAGCAGGAGGTGCGCAACCACCCCGAGCGCTCCATGCCGATGATGATCGAGCGCCTCGAGCAGGAGGCCGCACGCCAGCCTGATAACGTCAATGTGTGGCTTGCGCTGTTTCCGCTCTATCGCGATTCCGGGCAGGCGCCCCAGGCACTGCATGCCCTGGATCGCCTGATCGAGCTCGAAGGTCGCCAGCCGGCGCTACTTGCTCAGCTTGCTCAGCTGCAGTTCTTCATCGCTGACCGCCGCATCACAGACGAGGTTCAGGCGCTGGTCGAGGAGACCCTCGACCTCGATCCCCGCCAGCCCACGGTGCTCGGCATGCTCGGCATCAATGCCTTCGATGAGTCGCGCTATGAGGAAGCCATCGACTACTGGCGCCGCGCGATTGCCGGCTACGACGACCCCGGCTCCGCAGCTGCGCTGCGTGAAGGGATCGCCGTGGCCCAGGAGCGTCTCGGCGTGAGCAGCGACGAGATCGCCGCCGAGCTTGCCGACGGGCCGGGTATCAGCGTACGGGTCACGCTCGACGAGGCGCTGCGCGGTCAGGTCGATGACGATGCCGTGGTGTTCGTGGTGGCCCGCGACGTGGCGGGCGAACTGCCGCCCCTGGCGATTACCCAACTGCTGGTCTCGGAACTGCCGGCGACGGTGTTTCTCGATGACACTGCCGCCATGAGCGATGCCGCGCGGCTGTCGCAGGTCAACGAGGCGCGGCTGATGGTGCGGGTCTCGCCCAGCGGTCAGGCCACGCCACAGGCCGGCGACCTGTTCGGCGATCATGATGCGGTGGCCGTGGGCGACATCGATGGCGACCCGGTGGACGTAGTGGTCAACCGGATATTCGAGTAG